A single window of Pseudomonas lijiangensis DNA harbors:
- the fleN gene encoding flagellar synthesis regulator FleN, with protein sequence MGSMHPVQVIAVTGGKGGVGKTNVSVNLSLALAELGRRVMLLDADLGLANVDVLLGLTPKRTLADVIEGRCDLRDVLLQGPGGVRIVPAASGTQSMVHLSPAQHAGLIQAFSEIGDNLDVLVIDTAAGIGESVVSFVRAAQEVLLVVCDEPTSITDAYALIKLLNRDYGMNRFRVLANMAQSPQEGRNLFAKLTKVTDRFLDVALQYVGAVPYDECVRKAVQKQRAVYEAFPRSKCALAFKAIAQKVDTWPLPANPRGHLEFFVERLVHQTSAGPVQ encoded by the coding sequence ATGGGCAGCATGCATCCCGTACAGGTTATCGCAGTGACCGGTGGCAAAGGTGGCGTCGGTAAGACTAACGTGTCAGTGAATCTCTCACTGGCTCTGGCCGAGCTCGGTCGGCGCGTCATGCTGCTGGATGCAGACCTTGGCCTGGCCAACGTCGATGTTCTGCTGGGGCTGACACCCAAACGCACGCTGGCGGATGTCATCGAGGGTCGTTGCGACCTGCGCGATGTCCTGTTGCAGGGCCCGGGCGGTGTTCGCATCGTGCCTGCGGCTTCCGGCACCCAGAGCATGGTTCACCTGTCGCCAGCCCAGCATGCCGGTCTGATCCAGGCCTTCAGCGAGATTGGCGACAACCTCGACGTACTGGTGATCGACACGGCCGCCGGTATCGGCGAATCGGTTGTCAGCTTCGTGCGCGCCGCGCAGGAAGTGCTGCTTGTGGTCTGCGATGAACCCACCTCGATCACCGACGCCTACGCACTTATCAAATTGCTCAACCGCGACTACGGCATGAACCGTTTTCGCGTTCTGGCCAACATGGCCCAGAGCCCGCAGGAAGGGCGCAACCTGTTCGCCAAACTGACGAAAGTAACTGACCGCTTCCTTGATGTTGCCCTGCAGTACGTCGGTGCCGTGCCTTACGACGAATGTGTTCGCAAGGCGGTACAGAAGCAGCGCGCTGTCTACGAGGCGTTTCCACGCTCCAAATGTGCACTGGCTTTCAAGGCCATTGCCCAGAAGGTTGACACCTGGCCGTTGCCGGCCAACCCGCGTGGTCATCTGGAGTTCTTCGTCGAACGACTTGTCCATCAGACCAGTGCGGGGCCTGTTCAATGA
- the flhF gene encoding flagellar biosynthesis protein FlhF — protein MQVKRFFAADMRQAMKLVRDELGAEAAIIGNRRIAGGVELTAALDYKLSALAPRVPNMELEDELRKTQSRIVSAQAELDNRGDSDPSINRQLFSGMPLSGLDKHIEPTLEEPPRPFAHAPAPAATEPAVGQRAYDSMRNELNGLRELLEVQLGSLAWSQLQGSRPQQASLWRRLQRVGLSGPLSRDLLAMIPEIDEPRQAWRMLLAHLARMIAVPDVEPLEEGGVIAMVGPAGMGKTTTLAKLAARYVLKYGPQNIALVSMDSFRIGAQEQLKTLGRILNVPVTHVDPGQSLAQALDPLLRKRVVLIDTAGLQASDPALRMQLESLAGRGIRARNYLVLATTSQKQVLTAAYHSYKRCGLAGCILTKLDETASLGEVLSLAIGHELPVAYLTDGPRIPDDLHLPRRHQLVSRAVSVQMQDEPSEEAMADMFADLYHTPGKRVG, from the coding sequence ATGCAAGTTAAGCGTTTTTTCGCCGCCGATATGCGTCAAGCCATGAAACTGGTTCGTGATGAGCTGGGCGCCGAGGCGGCCATCATTGGCAACCGCCGCATCGCCGGTGGCGTCGAGCTGACTGCCGCTCTGGATTACAAGCTGTCCGCATTGGCGCCTCGCGTGCCGAACATGGAGCTTGAGGACGAGCTGCGCAAGACTCAGTCGCGCATCGTTTCCGCCCAGGCCGAACTCGACAATCGCGGTGACAGCGATCCTTCGATCAATCGCCAGCTGTTTTCCGGCATGCCGCTCAGCGGCCTCGATAAACATATCGAGCCGACCCTCGAAGAGCCGCCACGCCCTTTTGCCCATGCACCCGCACCTGCCGCCACAGAGCCGGCAGTGGGGCAGCGCGCCTACGACTCCATGCGTAATGAATTGAATGGCCTGCGCGAGCTGCTGGAAGTCCAGCTCGGCTCCCTGGCCTGGAGCCAGCTGCAAGGCAGCCGTCCGCAGCAGGCCAGCCTGTGGCGTCGTCTGCAGCGCGTTGGTCTGTCCGGCCCGCTGTCACGCGACCTGCTGGCGATGATCCCTGAAATCGACGAGCCTCGTCAGGCCTGGCGCATGCTGCTGGCGCACCTGGCGCGCATGATTGCCGTGCCTGACGTCGAGCCTCTCGAGGAAGGTGGTGTGATCGCCATGGTCGGCCCGGCCGGCATGGGCAAGACCACGACCCTCGCCAAGCTGGCAGCCCGTTATGTGCTCAAGTACGGCCCGCAGAACATTGCGCTGGTCAGTATGGACAGTTTCCGTATCGGTGCTCAGGAGCAGCTCAAGACCCTGGGCCGCATCCTCAATGTGCCGGTGACCCATGTCGATCCTGGCCAGTCCTTGGCTCAGGCCCTGGACCCGCTGCTGCGCAAGCGCGTGGTGCTGATCGATACCGCAGGCCTGCAGGCCAGCGATCCGGCCCTGCGCATGCAACTCGAAAGTCTGGCAGGCCGCGGCATTCGTGCACGCAACTACCTGGTGCTGGCGACAACCAGCCAGAAGCAGGTACTGACGGCGGCCTATCACAGTTACAAACGTTGTGGTCTGGCAGGTTGCATCCTGACCAAACTTGATGAAACCGCAAGCCTCGGCGAAGTGCTGAGCCTTGCGATCGGCCATGAGTTACCCGTTGCTTATTTGACGGATGGGCCGCGTATTCCTGATGACCTGCATCTGCCGCGCCGTCACCAGTTGGTGAGTCGTGCAGTGAGTGTGCAAATGCAGGATGAGCCGAGCGAGGAAGCGATGGCTGATATGTTTGCCGACCTCTATCACACCCCTGGCAAGAGAGTGGGTTAA
- the flhA gene encoding flagellar biosynthesis protein FlhA, which produces MDRSQIISSARSNLAGFGRGQLGVPLLLLIMMAMMMLPIPPFLLDVFFTFNIALSIVVLLVCVYALRPLDFSVFPTILLVATLLRLALNVASTRVVMLHGQDGHAAAGKVIQAFGEVVIGGNYVVGIVVFAILMIINFVVITKGAGRISEVSARFTLDAMPGKQMAIDADLNAGLIDQPEAKRRRAEVAQEAEFYGSMDGASKFVRGDAIAGLLILFINLIGGMLVGILQHNMTFADAGRVYTLLTIGDGLVAQLPSLLLSTAAAIMVTRASGSEEMGKMINRQMFTSHKALAVSAAIMIVMGLVPGMPHFSFISLGLVAGGAAYWLWKKQNMAKVEALAEVQRQQELLPSPTRVQDSKELGWDDVTPIDIIGLEVGYRLIPLVDRNQGGQLLARIKGVRKKLSQELGFLMPTVHIRDNLDLAPSAYRLTLMGVILAEAEIYPDRELAINPGQVFGTLNGITARDPAFGLEAVWIEISQRSQAQSLGYTVVDASTVVATHLNQILYKHSHELIGHEEVQQLMQLLAKSSPKLAEELVPGVLSLSALLNVLQALLAEHVPVRDIRSIAEAIANNAGKSQDTAALVAVVRVGLSRAIVQSIVGIEPELPVITLEPRLEQILLNSLQKAGQGQEEGVLLEPSMAEKLQRSLIEAAQRQEMQGSPVILLVAGPIRAMLSRFGRLAVPNMHVLAYQEIPDNKQVTIVATVGPNG; this is translated from the coding sequence GTGGATCGCTCTCAGATTATCAGTAGCGCACGTAGCAATCTTGCCGGTTTTGGTCGTGGCCAGCTGGGTGTCCCGCTGTTGTTGTTGATCATGATGGCAATGATGATGTTGCCTATCCCGCCTTTCCTGCTGGACGTGTTCTTCACCTTCAACATTGCGCTGTCCATCGTCGTGCTGCTGGTCTGCGTCTATGCCTTGCGGCCGCTGGACTTCTCGGTTTTCCCCACCATCCTGCTGGTAGCCACCCTGTTGCGCCTGGCGCTGAACGTGGCGTCCACCCGTGTGGTCATGCTTCACGGTCAGGACGGTCACGCGGCTGCGGGCAAGGTGATCCAGGCCTTCGGTGAAGTGGTAATCGGCGGTAACTACGTGGTCGGTATCGTGGTGTTCGCGATCCTGATGATCATCAACTTCGTGGTAATCACCAAGGGTGCCGGGCGTATTTCCGAAGTAAGCGCACGATTCACCCTCGATGCGATGCCGGGCAAGCAGATGGCGATCGACGCCGACCTCAACGCCGGCCTGATCGATCAGCCAGAAGCAAAACGCCGTCGTGCCGAAGTGGCCCAGGAAGCCGAGTTCTACGGTTCCATGGACGGTGCCAGCAAATTCGTGCGCGGTGATGCGATTGCGGGCCTGCTGATTCTGTTCATCAACCTGATCGGCGGCATGCTGGTCGGTATCCTGCAGCACAACATGACCTTCGCTGATGCGGGTCGTGTGTACACGCTCCTGACCATCGGTGACGGTTTGGTGGCGCAATTGCCATCACTGCTGTTGTCCACGGCGGCGGCGATCATGGTGACCCGTGCTTCCGGTTCGGAAGAAATGGGCAAGATGATCAATCGCCAGATGTTCACCTCGCACAAGGCCCTGGCCGTATCGGCTGCGATCATGATCGTCATGGGCCTGGTGCCGGGCATGCCGCACTTCTCCTTCATCAGCCTGGGTCTGGTGGCGGGCGGTGCAGCCTACTGGCTGTGGAAGAAGCAGAACATGGCAAAGGTCGAAGCACTGGCCGAAGTTCAGCGTCAACAGGAACTGCTGCCGTCGCCGACCCGCGTTCAGGACTCCAAGGAGCTGGGCTGGGATGATGTGACGCCGATCGACATCATCGGTCTGGAAGTGGGCTATCGCCTGATTCCGCTGGTGGATCGCAATCAGGGTGGTCAGTTGCTGGCGCGTATCAAGGGCGTGCGCAAGAAGCTGTCCCAGGAGCTGGGCTTCCTGATGCCGACCGTACACATTCGCGACAACCTGGATCTGGCGCCCAGTGCCTATCGCTTGACGCTCATGGGCGTGATTCTGGCCGAGGCCGAGATTTACCCGGATCGTGAACTGGCGATCAACCCGGGGCAGGTGTTTGGCACGCTCAACGGCATCACTGCCAGAGATCCGGCATTCGGTCTTGAAGCGGTGTGGATCGAAATCAGCCAGCGCAGCCAGGCTCAGTCATTGGGTTACACGGTGGTGGATGCCAGTACTGTAGTGGCAACGCACTTGAACCAGATCCTCTACAAACACTCTCATGAGCTCATCGGGCATGAGGAAGTGCAGCAATTGATGCAATTGCTGGCCAAAAGCTCACCAAAACTCGCTGAAGAGCTGGTGCCGGGCGTTCTTTCGCTGTCGGCGTTGCTCAATGTGCTGCAAGCCCTGCTGGCTGAGCACGTGCCTGTTCGCGATATCCGCAGCATTGCCGAAGCCATCGCCAACAACGCTGGCAAGAGTCAAGATACCGCCGCTTTGGTGGCTGTCGTACGGGTCGGTCTGAGCCGTGCAATCGTGCAAAGCATTGTGGGGATTGAGCCGGAGCTGCCTGTCATCACGCTGGAACCAAGGTTGGAACAAATATTGCTCAATAGTTTGCAGAAGGCTGGTCAGGGTCAGGAAGAAGGCGTTCTTCTTGAGCCGAGCATGGCTGAGAAGCTCCAGCGTTCGTTGATTGAGGCCGCCCAGCGTCAGGAGATGCAAGGGTCGCCGGTAATTCTGTTGGTAGCGGGTCCCATCCGGGCCATGCTGTCACGATTTGGACGATTGGCTGTACCGAACATGCATGTTCTGGCGTATCAGGAAATTCCTGACAATAAGCAAGTCACCATCGTAGCGACTGTCGGGCCTAACGGCTGA
- the flhB gene encoding flagellar biosynthesis protein FlhB has product MAENENGQDKTEEPTEKKVRDSRAEGQIARSKELTTLVVMLMGAGGLLMFGGGIARMMVDLMRNNFTISRETLMDTTYMGKLLLSSGEHALIVVLPFLIAMLVAALVGPIMLGGWLFATKSLAPKFSRMNPAAGLKRMFSPHALVELLKSIAKFLIILAVALVVLSKERNDLVSIAHEPLEQAMIHSLQVVGWSSFWMACGLFFIAALDVPFQMYEAHKKLLMTKQEVRDEHKNSEGSPEVKQRIRQLQREMSHRRMMAAIPEADVIITNPTHFAVALKYDPEKGGAPMLLAKGADLVALKIREIGAHNQILILESAALARSIYYSTELEQEIPAGLYLAVAQVLAYVYQIRQYHSGRGKRPDPLGVLPIPPDLQRDS; this is encoded by the coding sequence ATGGCTGAGAACGAGAATGGCCAGGACAAGACAGAGGAACCCACGGAGAAAAAGGTCCGGGACTCCCGGGCCGAAGGGCAGATTGCCCGCTCCAAGGAGCTGACGACCCTCGTCGTGATGCTGATGGGGGCGGGCGGCCTGCTGATGTTTGGCGGGGGTATTGCGCGCATGATGGTTGATTTGATGCGCAACAACTTCACGATCAGTCGTGAAACCCTGATGGACACCACCTATATGGGCAAGCTGCTGCTCAGCTCCGGCGAGCATGCACTGATTGTGGTGTTGCCATTTCTGATTGCCATGCTGGTGGCTGCGCTGGTGGGGCCGATCATGCTGGGCGGCTGGTTGTTCGCGACCAAATCCCTGGCCCCCAAATTCAGCCGCATGAACCCCGCTGCCGGGCTCAAGCGCATGTTTTCTCCCCATGCGCTGGTGGAGCTGCTCAAGTCGATCGCCAAGTTTCTGATCATTCTGGCGGTGGCGCTGGTGGTCCTGAGCAAGGAGCGCAACGACCTGGTTTCCATTGCTCATGAGCCGCTGGAGCAGGCCATGATCCACAGCTTGCAGGTGGTCGGCTGGAGCAGCTTCTGGATGGCATGCGGGTTGTTCTTCATTGCCGCGCTCGATGTGCCTTTCCAGATGTATGAGGCCCACAAGAAGCTCCTGATGACCAAGCAGGAAGTGCGTGACGAGCACAAGAACAGCGAGGGTAGCCCTGAGGTCAAGCAGCGGATTCGTCAGTTGCAGCGCGAGATGTCCCATCGCCGGATGATGGCGGCCATTCCGGAGGCCGATGTCATCATCACCAACCCGACGCACTTTGCCGTGGCGCTCAAGTACGATCCCGAGAAGGGCGGGGCGCCGATGCTGCTGGCCAAGGGGGCTGATCTTGTCGCCCTGAAGATTCGCGAGATTGGCGCCCACAACCAGATATTGATCCTGGAATCGGCCGCCCTGGCCCGTTCCATCTACTACAGCACCGAGCTTGAGCAAGAGATTCCTGCCGGGCTTTACCTGGCCGTGGCCCAGGTGCTGGCTTACGTCTATCAGATCCGCCAGTACCACTCAGGTCGAGGCAAACGCCCGGATCCATTGGGTGTACTGCCCATCCCGCCAGACCTGCAGCGCGATTCCTGA
- the fliR gene encoding flagellar biosynthetic protein FliR, which produces MQPLLALTDTQISTWVASFMLPLFRIVAVLMTMPIIGTTLVPRRVRLYFAVAITVVVAPVLPAMPSVQALDLSALLLIGEQILIGAGMGLSLQLFFHIFVVAGQIISTQMGMGFASMVDPTNGVSSAVIGQFFTMLVTLLFLAMNGHLVVLEILVESFTTMPVGSGLQVSNFWELATGLGWVMSSGMRLVLPAITALLVINIALGVMTRAAPQLNIFSIGFPMTLVLGMIILWMSMADILNQYQPMATQGLQSLRDLVRAR; this is translated from the coding sequence ATGCAGCCTTTGCTTGCGCTGACCGATACCCAGATCAGTACCTGGGTCGCCAGCTTCATGCTGCCATTGTTCCGGATCGTCGCTGTCCTGATGACCATGCCGATCATTGGCACGACGCTGGTGCCGCGTCGCGTGCGCCTGTATTTTGCCGTGGCGATCACCGTGGTGGTCGCCCCTGTGCTGCCCGCCATGCCGTCGGTCCAGGCCCTCGATCTCAGTGCGCTGCTGCTCATTGGTGAGCAGATCCTCATCGGTGCGGGCATGGGGCTTTCGCTTCAATTGTTCTTCCATATTTTCGTGGTGGCGGGTCAGATCATTTCCACCCAGATGGGGATGGGCTTTGCCTCGATGGTCGACCCCACCAACGGCGTATCGTCGGCGGTCATCGGTCAGTTTTTCACCATGCTGGTCACGCTGTTGTTTCTGGCCATGAATGGCCATCTGGTGGTGCTGGAAATTCTGGTCGAGAGTTTCACGACCATGCCGGTGGGCAGTGGCCTGCAGGTCAGCAACTTCTGGGAACTGGCCACGGGGCTCGGCTGGGTGATGAGTTCAGGGATGAGGCTGGTGCTGCCGGCCATTACCGCGCTGCTGGTCATCAACATCGCGCTTGGCGTCATGACCCGTGCGGCACCGCAGCTCAACATCTTCTCCATCGGTTTCCCCATGACGCTTGTGCTGGGCATGATCATTCTCTGGATGAGCATGGCCGACATTCTCAACCAGTACCAGCCCATGGCCACTCAGGGTTTGCAGTCCCTGCGCGATCTGGTGAGGGCCCGCTGA
- a CDS encoding flagellar biosynthetic protein FliQ produces the protein MTPEVAVDLFREALWLTTVLVSILVVPSLLCGLLVAIFQAATQINEQTLSFLPRLLVMLVTLIVVGPWLLKIFMEYMLSLYGSIPTLIG, from the coding sequence ATGACGCCGGAAGTAGCGGTCGACCTGTTTCGTGAAGCGTTGTGGCTGACCACCGTACTGGTGTCGATTCTCGTGGTGCCGAGCCTGCTCTGCGGCCTGCTGGTCGCCATTTTCCAGGCGGCTACTCAGATCAACGAACAGACCTTGAGTTTTCTTCCGCGTCTGCTCGTGATGCTCGTGACCCTGATTGTCGTGGGTCCCTGGCTGCTGAAAATATTCATGGAATACATGCTGTCGTTGTACGGCAGTATTCCGACCTTGATCGGCTAG
- the fliP gene encoding flagellar type III secretion system pore protein FliP (The bacterial flagellar biogenesis protein FliP forms a type III secretion system (T3SS)-type pore required for flagellar assembly.) produces MGALRFLILLLLTMAAPVAFAADPLSIPAITLSNNPAGQQEYSVSLQILLIMTALSFIPAFVMLMTSFTRIIIVFSILRQALGLQQTPSNQILTGMALFLTMFIMAPVFDRVNQDALQPYLAEKLSAQDAVAKAQVPIKDFMLAQTRTSDLDLFMRLSKRTDIQTPDAAPLTILVPAFVISELKTAFQIGFMIFIPFLIIDLVVASVLMAMGMMMLSPLIISLPFKIMLFVLVDGWALIVGTLAGSFGGV; encoded by the coding sequence ATGGGTGCCTTGCGTTTCCTGATATTGCTGCTGTTGACGATGGCAGCACCTGTCGCGTTCGCTGCCGATCCGTTGTCGATACCGGCGATCACGCTGTCCAACAACCCGGCGGGTCAGCAGGAATATTCGGTCAGCCTGCAGATCCTGCTGATCATGACGGCGCTGAGCTTCATTCCGGCATTCGTCATGCTGATGACCAGCTTTACGCGAATCATCATCGTTTTCTCGATCCTGCGTCAGGCCCTTGGCTTGCAGCAGACGCCGTCGAACCAGATTCTGACCGGCATGGCGCTGTTTCTGACCATGTTCATCATGGCGCCGGTGTTCGATCGGGTGAATCAGGATGCCTTGCAGCCTTATCTGGCGGAAAAGCTCAGTGCGCAGGATGCGGTGGCCAAGGCTCAGGTGCCGATCAAGGACTTCATGCTGGCCCAGACCCGCACCAGCGACCTGGACCTGTTCATGCGCCTGTCCAAGCGTACCGATATTCAGACGCCTGACGCTGCACCCTTGACCATTCTGGTGCCGGCCTTCGTGATCTCCGAGCTCAAGACGGCCTTCCAGATCGGTTTCATGATCTTCATCCCGTTCCTGATCATCGACCTGGTGGTCGCCAGTGTGCTGATGGCCATGGGTATGATGATGCTGTCGCCGCTGATCATTTCCTTGCCGTTCAAGATCATGCTGTTCGTGCTGGTGGATGGCTGGGCGCTGATCGTCGGAACCCTGGCGGGAAGTTTTGGTGGTGTATGA
- the fliO gene encoding flagellar biosynthetic protein FliO, translating into MRRLLGVLLTLPSLAWATEPVAQAAAAAPQVANTVSGGMGGQVLQLLLGLLVVVGLIFVLAWVMRRVQSVGPNGGQVIELLGSRALGTRDRLLLVQVGNEQILLGVTPGHITPLHVLKEPVQVPVREQATPEFAQRLLELMGKDKDKK; encoded by the coding sequence GTGAGGCGCTTGCTGGGTGTGCTGCTGACGCTGCCTTCGCTGGCTTGGGCAACCGAACCTGTGGCGCAGGCTGCTGCAGCCGCTCCGCAGGTGGCCAACACGGTTTCAGGCGGGATGGGCGGGCAAGTGCTGCAGTTGCTGCTTGGCCTGCTGGTGGTGGTCGGCCTGATTTTCGTGCTGGCCTGGGTCATGCGCCGGGTACAGAGCGTCGGGCCGAACGGTGGTCAGGTCATCGAGCTGCTGGGTTCCCGGGCGCTCGGCACCCGTGACCGGTTGCTGCTGGTTCAGGTGGGCAACGAGCAGATTCTGCTGGGTGTCACGCCGGGCCACATCACGCCGCTGCATGTGCTCAAGGAGCCGGTGCAGGTTCCCGTGCGCGAGCAGGCAACCCCTGAGTTCGCCCAGCGCCTTCTGGAGTTGATGGGCAAGGATAAGGACAAGAAGTGA
- the fliN gene encoding flagellar motor switch protein FliN, whose amino-acid sequence MADENEMTSAEDQALADEWAAALGEAGEGGQADIDALLAADEGNSSSRMAMEEFGSVPKNNAPVTLDGPNLDVILDIPVSISMEVGSTDINIRNLLQLNQGSVIELDRLAGEPLDVLVNGTLIAHGEVVVVNEKFGIRLTDVISPSERIKKLR is encoded by the coding sequence ATGGCTGATGAAAACGAAATGACGTCTGCTGAAGATCAGGCGTTGGCCGATGAGTGGGCTGCGGCCCTGGGTGAAGCCGGTGAGGGTGGTCAGGCCGATATCGACGCATTGCTGGCGGCCGATGAAGGCAACTCTTCGTCGCGCATGGCGATGGAAGAGTTCGGCAGTGTTCCCAAGAACAATGCACCTGTGACGCTGGACGGTCCCAACCTGGATGTGATTCTGGACATTCCGGTGTCGATCTCCATGGAAGTGGGCAGCACCGATATCAACATCCGTAACCTGCTGCAGCTCAACCAGGGTTCGGTGATCGAGCTGGATCGTCTGGCTGGCGAGCCGCTGGACGTGTTGGTCAACGGCACACTGATCGCCCATGGCGAAGTGGTCGTGGTCAACGAGAAGTTCGGCATCCGTCTGACGGATGTCATCAGTCCGAGCGAACGCATCAAGAAGTTGCGCTAA
- the fliM gene encoding flagellar motor switch protein FliM, with product MAVQDLLSQDEIDALLHGVDDGMVQTESNSEPGSIKSYDLTSQDRIVRGRMPTLEMINERFARYTRISMFNLLRRSADVAVGGVQVMKFGEYVHSLYVPTSLNLAKIKPLRGTALFILDAKLVFKLVDNFFGGDGRHAKIEGREFTPTELRVVRIVLDQAFIDLKEAWQAIMEVNFEYINSEVNPAMANIVGPSEAVVISTFHIELDGGGGDLHVTMPYSMIEPIREMLDAGFQSDLDDQDERWIKALKEDVLDVNVPLSTTIVQRQLPLRDILHMQPGDVIPVELPETLVMRANGVPSFKVKLGSHKGNLALQVIEPIERR from the coding sequence ATGGCCGTTCAAGACCTGCTGTCCCAGGACGAGATCGATGCGCTGTTGCACGGCGTTGACGATGGGATGGTCCAGACCGAAAGTAACAGTGAGCCTGGCAGCATCAAGAGTTACGACCTGACCAGCCAGGACCGGATCGTGCGGGGTCGGATGCCGACCCTGGAAATGATCAACGAACGTTTTGCCCGCTATACCCGCATCAGCATGTTCAACCTGCTGCGTCGCTCGGCGGACGTGGCGGTGGGCGGTGTTCAGGTCATGAAGTTTGGCGAATACGTACACTCGCTGTACGTACCGACCAGCCTCAACCTGGCCAAGATCAAGCCATTGCGCGGTACGGCCCTGTTCATCCTCGACGCCAAGCTGGTGTTCAAGCTGGTGGACAACTTCTTTGGCGGTGACGGTCGTCACGCCAAGATCGAAGGACGTGAATTCACCCCGACCGAACTGCGCGTCGTGCGCATCGTTCTGGATCAGGCGTTCATCGACCTCAAGGAAGCTTGGCAGGCGATCATGGAAGTGAACTTCGAGTACATCAACTCCGAAGTGAACCCGGCCATGGCCAACATCGTAGGTCCGAGCGAGGCGGTGGTGATTTCCACATTCCACATCGAACTCGATGGCGGTGGCGGTGACCTGCACGTGACCATGCCGTACTCGATGATCGAGCCGATTCGCGAAATGCTCGACGCCGGTTTCCAGTCGGATCTCGACGATCAGGACGAGCGCTGGATCAAGGCACTCAAGGAAGACGTTCTCGACGTCAACGTTCCGCTGAGCACAACCATTGTCCAGCGTCAGTTGCCGCTGCGCGACATCCTGCACATGCAGCCTGGCGACGTGATTCCGGTGGAGTTGCCCGAGACGCTGGTCATGCGTGCCAATGGCGTGCCTTCTTTCAAGGTCAAGCTCGGCTCGCACAAGGGCAATCTCGCCCTGCAAGTAATCGAACCCATAGAGCGGCGTTGA
- the fliL gene encoding flagellar basal body-associated protein FliL produces MAKSEEVKDPASKGKLKLIIVAVVALLLAVGLSVGATWFIMHKSASAPDPAAVAAAANVKPVAVFEPLTPAFVVNFNSNGRQRYMQVSITMLARNAADMEALKVHMPVIRNNLVMLFAAIPFESLATPIGQEMLRQKATASIQEVAQKELGKTVIEQLLFTNFVLQ; encoded by the coding sequence ATGGCGAAGAGCGAAGAAGTTAAAGACCCCGCTTCCAAAGGTAAACTCAAGCTCATCATCGTCGCAGTCGTGGCTTTATTGCTCGCTGTAGGCCTTTCGGTAGGTGCGACCTGGTTCATCATGCACAAGTCTGCGAGTGCGCCTGATCCGGCAGCAGTGGCAGCGGCGGCCAACGTCAAGCCAGTGGCAGTCTTTGAGCCCCTGACGCCTGCGTTCGTGGTGAACTTCAACTCCAATGGTCGTCAGCGTTACATGCAGGTCAGCATCACCATGCTGGCGCGCAACGCTGCGGACATGGAAGCCTTGAAGGTTCACATGCCGGTGATTCGCAACAATCTGGTGATGCTGTTCGCGGCCATTCCTTTCGAGTCGCTGGCCACGCCAATCGGCCAGGAAATGCTGCGTCAGAAAGCGACCGCCAGCATCCAGGAAGTGGCGCAGAAAGAACTCGGCAAGACTGTGATCGAACAGTTGCTCTTCACTAACTTCGTATTGCAGTAG